A stretch of the Nematostella vectensis chromosome 1, jaNemVect1.1, whole genome shotgun sequence genome encodes the following:
- the LOC116603011 gene encoding kinesin-like protein KIF2A — translation MDKYSKVAVGSKVDIQRTDGRVHSALVSGVNLDTKSVTVEWYENGETKGKEIEIDQVFALNPALVVQPKPKAAVPGISKSRISATPSITRNAPKDQPVSTPKATKGKNERPSALNLNNDEETNGGAPPPRKESSSSSVAGRRRSNCVKEVERLKKNREERRAQQQEQKEQRMKLQQEYDPGNQNWEFIQMIREYQDGLNLRQMTMNEPITDHQITVCVRKRPLSKKELAKKEVDVCIVPETDYCVIHECKLKVDLTKYLENHKFWFDYAFDESAGNDLVYRYTAKPLVECIFNQGMATCFAYGQTGSGKTHTMGGTFTGKQQDSSNGIYALAATDVFKLFKHPKHKGKDLVISCSYFEIYGSKVFDLLNKRKKLRVLEDGNQQVQVCELQEKIVHNVQDVLKLIDLGNKLRTSGQTSANQNSSRSHAVFQIVLRKRGYAKDGSGGHLYGKFSLIDLAGNERGADTSTADRQTRLEGAEINKSLLALKECIRALGRKGAHLPFRASKLTQVLRDSFIGENSKTCMIAMISPGMSCCEHTLNTLRYADRVKELGPEKRNRKRPPANGGEVGEGDDEEEVEEDDDDLSPMGDKNVNNVDLALLCTHSGSRDNSQDLYTFHEAVSQLNDIEDKIIDDHKCTIKEAKTLLKEEEHLVERVDSDVDYNVEDYVKRLDEILAQKIQKFTELRDKVNQFRRRLEEEEVASRNIRKLPGY, via the exons ATGGATAAATACAGCAAAGTTGCCGTTGGATCTAAGGTGGATATTCAGCGAACTGATG GCCGTGTCCACTCTGCCTTGGTTAGCGGTGTCAATTTGGACACGAAAAGTGTAACTGTAGAATGGTATGAAAATGGAGAGACCAAGGGAAAAGAG ATTGAGATAGATCAGGTTTTCGCCCTGAACCCTGCACTAGTTGTACAACCCAAACCCAAAGCAGCAGTTCCTGGGATAAGCAAGTCCAGAATAAGTGCCACACCAAGTATTACCAGG AACGCACCAAAAGACCAACCTGTCTCTACACCAAAAGCCACAAAAG GTAAAAATGAAAGACCATCTGCTCTCAACCTAAATAATGATGAGGAGACAAATGGAGGAGCCCCACCGCCTCGCAAAGAGAGCTCATCCTCTAGTGTGG CTGGCAGAAGACGATCTAATTGTGTAAAAGAGGTTGAGAGACTGAAGAAGAATAGAGAAGAAAGGCG agCTCAACAACAAGAGCAGAAGGAACAGAGGATGAAGTTACAGCAGGAGTATGATCCTGGCAATCAAAACTGGGAGTTCATACAGATGATCCG GGAATATCAAGATGGATTGAATTTACGACAAATGACCATGAATGAGCCT ATAACGGACCATCAAATTACTGTCTGTGTAAGGAAAAGACCTTTGTCTAAAAAAG AACTTGCTAAAAAAGAGGTTGATGTTTGCATCGTCCCGGAGACAGATTATTGTGTC ATACATGAATGCAAGTTAAAGGTTGATCTGACAAAGTATCTGGAAAACCACAAGTTCTG gTTTGACTATGCCTTTGATGAGAGTGCAGGAAATGACCTTGTGTACAG ATACACTGCAAAGCCTTTGGTGGAGTGTATTTTTAACCAGGGAATGGCAACCTGTTTTGCTTATGGGCAGACAGGCAGTGGGAAAACACAT ACAATGGGTGGGACGTTTACTGGAAAGCAGCAGGATTCATCCAATGGTATATATGCCCTTGCAG CAACTGATGTCTTCAAGTTGTTCAAGCATCCAAAGCACAAGGGCAAAGACTTGGTCATCTCTTGTAGTTACTTCGAAATTTATGGCAGTAAG GTTTTTGATTTATTGAACAAACGCAAGAAGCTGCGAGTCCTTGAAGATGGAAACCAGCAAGTCCAG GTCTGTGAGCTTCAGGAAAAGATTGTCCACAACGTTCAAGATGTGCTCAAGCTCATTGACCTCGGGAATAAACTTAG AACTTCAGGACAGACGTCTGCCAATCAGAACTCATCACGGTCACATGCAGTCTTCCAGATTGTGCTCAGAAAAAG GGGTTACGCCAAGGATGGCTCAGGAGGTCACCTTTACGGAAAATTCTCGTTGATTGATCTTGCTG GTAATGAGCGAGGTGCTGACACATCCACCGCTGACCGACAGACTCGACTGGAAGGGGCAGAGATTAATAAGAGTTTGCTGGCTCTCAAGGAGTGTATACGTGCCCTTGGAAGGAAGGGGGCTCACCTGCCATTCCGAGCAAGTAAACTAACACAG GTCCTGAGAGATTCGTTTATCGGGGAGAATTCCAAGACATGCATG ATTGCCATGATCTCCCCCGGGATGAGCTGCTGTGAGCACACCCTGAACACCCTCCGATACGCTGACAG GGTTAAGGAGCTGGGCCCTGAGAAGCGAAACCGTAAGCGACCGCCTGCTAATGGTGGTGAAGTTGGCGAGGGAGACGACGAGGAAGAAGTTGAAGAGGACGACGATGATCTTTCGCCAATGGGCGATAAAAACGTCAACAACGTGGACCTTGCGCTGCTCTGTACACATAGT GGCTCCAGGGATAACTCTCAGGATTTATATACCTTCCACGAGGCTGTCTCTCAACTGAATGACATTGAAGACAAAATTATTGATGATCACAAGTGTACCATAAAG GAGGCCAAAACATTACTGAAAGAAGAGGAGCACTTGGTCGAGAGAGTGGACTCAGACGTCGATTATAACGTGGAGG ATTACGTCAAACGTTTGGACGAGATCCTCGCCCAGAAAATACAGAAATTCACTGAACTGAGAG ATAAAGTGAACCAGTTTCGCAGACGTCTCGAGGAGGAGGAGGTGGCTAGCCGGAACATCCGTAAACTACCGGGCTATTAG